A window of the Apteryx mantelli isolate bAptMan1 chromosome 23, bAptMan1.hap1, whole genome shotgun sequence genome harbors these coding sequences:
- the LOC136993998 gene encoding olfactory receptor 6M1-like, translating to MGNVTAVTEFVLVGFPNSYEVEIIFFVVFLLAYVVTVLGNALIIVLVYTDCHLHSPMYCFLSNLAFIDISVTSSVVPKMLANIMSEKKTISFAGCFSQSYFFFLLATTGFILFAITSYDQYVAICNPLRYPTIMTERVCSQLVLGAWMGGFIWILPSVVLKVRLPYCGPNVIDHYFCDSAPLLHLACTDVQLIELIDFVLSLFLLLSSLALTVVSYAWIILTVFQIPSAQGRQKTFATCASHFTAVSLGFGLSIFLYVRPSQMNSVHLNKILSVLSSLMTPLLNPFIFSLRNQQMKEAWKNALHNCLGMAKEARKP from the coding sequence ATGGGAAATGTCACAGCTGTGACAGAGTTTGTCCTGGTGGGATTTCCAAACAGCTATGAAGTGGAGATCATCTTCTTTGTGGTGTTCCTGCTTGCTTATGTAGTGACTGTCCTGGGAAATGCTCTTATCATTGTACTGGTCTATACAGACtgccatctccattctcccatgtATTGCTTCCTCAGTAATTTGGCCTTCATTGACATCTCCGTGACTTCTTCTGTGGTGCCAAAAATGCTGGCAAACATCATGTCAGAGAAGAAAACCATCTCCTTTGCTGGCTGCTTTAGccaatcctatttttttttcctcctggctacAACGGGGTTCATCCTCTTTGCCATCACGTCCTACGACCAGTATGTGGCAATTTGCAACCCCCTGAGGTATCCCACCATCATGACGGAAAGGGTGTGCAGCCAGCTTgtcctaggtgcgtggatggGTGGCTTCATCTGGATCCTGCCGTCAGTGGTCCTGAAAGTCAGGCTGCCATACTGTGGTCCCAACGtcatcgaccactacttctgtgacagtgcacctctcctgcaccttGCTTGCACAGACGTCCAGCTTATTGAGCTGATTGATTTTGTGCTGTCTTTGTTCCTGCTCCTCAGCTCCTTGGCATTGACCGTGGTCTCCTATGCCTGGATTATTTTGACCGTATTCCAGATCCCGTCTGCGCAGGGCAGGCAGAAAACATTTGCCACTTGTGCTTCTCATTTCACTGCTGTTTCCCTAGGTTTTGGCCTCTCCATCTTCCTCTACGTCAGGCCTTCCCAGATGAACTCTGTGCACCTCAATAAAATCCTCTCTGTTCTCTCCAGCCTTATGACTCCTCTTTTAAATCCCTTCATATTCAGCCTAAGGAATCAGCAGATGAAAGAGGCCTGGAAAAATGCTTTGCACAACTGCCTGGGGATGGCTAAGGAGGCCAGAAAGCCATGA